One Pseudomonas brassicacearum genomic region harbors:
- a CDS encoding diiron oxygenase, which translates to MNAAEYQSFADAWESRATIRTRPRRRVEDDDKLIFPMSRQPLVHSQTFLSHCPQLRDFVLVQSLYKFINDVVIFETELVDHTARRIAKNSFGIEFPFACRYDAMTVVVDEDYHALVAMDFMQQTIDMTGIAPIPLPSQIELSRAIPATLAQAPEHLLSAVELICIAIAENTVTNEVAAFARDDSVKASIKGLMADHLLDEGRHSGFWTRLVQIYWRTAPDQDREALARLLPGFIAQYLASDLQQAFDFELIAHLPVDESVRQSLREDASALAYPINRFHPLVGNITRFLRGSSMLASPCVRDALADYLTP; encoded by the coding sequence ATGAACGCCGCTGAATACCAATCCTTTGCCGATGCCTGGGAAAGCCGCGCCACCATCCGCACCCGACCACGGCGTCGGGTGGAGGACGACGACAAGCTGATCTTCCCCATGAGCCGTCAGCCGCTGGTGCACAGCCAGACCTTTCTCAGCCACTGCCCGCAGCTGCGCGATTTTGTGCTGGTGCAGAGCCTCTACAAGTTCATCAACGACGTGGTGATTTTCGAGACAGAACTGGTGGACCACACCGCCCGGCGTATCGCCAAGAACAGCTTCGGCATCGAGTTCCCGTTCGCCTGCCGCTATGACGCAATGACCGTGGTGGTGGACGAGGATTACCACGCCCTGGTGGCAATGGACTTCATGCAGCAGACCATCGACATGACCGGCATCGCACCGATCCCGTTGCCTTCGCAGATCGAACTCAGCCGTGCGATCCCGGCAACGCTGGCCCAGGCGCCGGAGCATTTGCTCAGCGCCGTGGAGTTGATCTGCATCGCTATTGCCGAGAACACCGTGACCAACGAAGTGGCGGCGTTCGCTCGCGATGATTCGGTCAAGGCCTCGATCAAGGGACTGATGGCCGACCACTTGCTGGACGAAGGCCGCCACTCCGGTTTCTGGACGCGGTTGGTGCAGATCTATTGGCGCACCGCGCCCGACCAGGACCGCGAGGCGCTTGCGCGATTGCTGCCCGGTTTCATCGCCCAGTACTTGGCGAGCGATCTGCAGCAGGCGTTCGATTTCGAGCTGATCGCCCACCTGCCCGTCGACGAATCGGTGCGCCAGTCGCTGCGTGAAGACGCCAGCGCGCTGGCCTACCCCATCAATCGTTTTCACCCGTTGGTGGGCAACATCACGCGCTTTTTGCGCGGCAGCTCCATGCTCGCCTCCCCCTGCGTACGCGACGCCCTCGCCGACTACTTGACCCCATGA
- a CDS encoding DUF3050 domain-containing protein — MQPTKEQLFLKKHELGQHPVFSEITSIDLLRRFMESHVFAVWDFMSLTKRLQRELTCVHLPWLPPADPHAARLINEIVLGEESDDRPGAGYCSHFELYLDAMREVGADTRAIEQFITLQQEGVSPETALESVEVEPAAARFVRQTLHTALHAPAHSVAAAFVHGRESVIPQMFQRMLDAWGIGLDQAPTFRYYLQRHIEVDSEDHGPAAEKLLARLIDGDPQRETEVLAAALAAVHSRAALWDGLRQSMAQPVAQVMP, encoded by the coding sequence ATGCAGCCAACCAAAGAACAATTATTTTTGAAAAAGCACGAACTTGGCCAACACCCGGTTTTTTCCGAAATAACATCAATTGATCTGTTACGCCGCTTTATGGAAAGCCACGTGTTTGCCGTATGGGACTTCATGTCACTGACCAAACGGCTGCAGCGCGAGCTGACCTGTGTCCACCTGCCCTGGCTGCCGCCGGCGGACCCACACGCTGCACGCCTGATCAACGAAATTGTCTTGGGCGAGGAATCGGATGACCGCCCCGGAGCCGGCTATTGCAGCCATTTCGAACTGTACCTGGACGCCATGCGGGAGGTCGGTGCCGATACCCGTGCGATCGAGCAATTCATCACTCTGCAGCAGGAAGGTGTCAGCCCCGAGACGGCACTGGAAAGCGTCGAGGTAGAACCCGCCGCGGCACGCTTTGTTCGCCAGACCCTGCACACCGCCCTGCACGCCCCGGCCCACAGCGTCGCCGCCGCGTTCGTGCATGGTCGCGAGAGTGTCATCCCGCAAATGTTCCAGCGCATGCTGGACGCCTGGGGCATTGGCCTGGATCAGGCGCCGACCTTTCGTTACTACCTGCAACGACACATCGAGGTCGACTCCGAAGACCACGGCCCGGCGGCGGAAAAACTGCTGGCCCGGCTGATCGACGGCGACCCCCAGCGCGAAACGGAGGTATTGGCCGCTGCCCTCGCCGCCGTCCACAGCCGCGCGGCACTGTGGGACGGTCTGCGCCAGAGCATGGCCCAGCCGGTTGCGCAGGTGATGCCATGA
- a CDS encoding GntR family transcriptional regulator: MTQKPKPLSTIQVNGPIPADQARSIIEESLREAILDGRLPCGTALRQQELADLFGVSRMPVREALRQLEAQSLLNVVQHKGAVVAPLITNNAVETYALRSVLESFALRLSIPLLDDSDLALAAQYIEQLETETNHAEIGKLNRLFHMSLYHKAPNGKLLDLVERELNEEERFLRFHLSSMGLGKLSQDDHRALLDAARAKDIDKAIGLLELHLEKASVTMRRYLEQQSNR, encoded by the coding sequence GTGACACAGAAGCCCAAACCGCTCAGCACTATCCAGGTCAACGGACCCATTCCCGCTGACCAGGCACGCTCGATCATCGAAGAATCCCTGCGCGAAGCCATTCTCGATGGGCGCCTGCCTTGCGGCACCGCCCTGCGCCAGCAGGAACTGGCGGACCTGTTCGGAGTAAGCCGCATGCCGGTACGCGAGGCGTTGCGCCAACTCGAGGCCCAATCACTGCTCAATGTGGTCCAGCACAAAGGCGCCGTGGTAGCGCCGTTGATCACCAACAATGCGGTCGAGACCTACGCCCTGCGTTCGGTCCTGGAGTCTTTCGCCCTGCGCCTGTCCATTCCGCTGCTCGATGACAGCGATCTGGCCCTGGCCGCCCAATACATCGAACAGTTGGAAACGGAAACCAACCACGCAGAGATCGGCAAGCTCAACCGGCTGTTTCACATGTCGCTTTACCATAAGGCGCCCAACGGAAAACTGCTGGACCTGGTCGAGCGCGAGCTCAATGAAGAAGAGCGTTTTTTACGCTTTCATCTGTCGTCCATGGGGCTGGGCAAGTTGAGTCAGGACGATCACCGCGCGCTGCTTGACGCCGCGCGTGCCAAAGACATTGATAAAGCCATTGGCTTGCTGGAACTCCACCTGGAAAAAGCCTCCGTCACCATGCGCCGGTATCTGGAGCAGCAGTCAAATCGTTGA
- the lapG gene encoding cysteine protease LapG, protein MAAPSPVLRSLRWLCSALLLAGLLLGGLRADWDFAQISRRAQAIYGPLGEGQQRIDAWQQLLATQKQIPELEQLKVVNLFFNKQVRYVEDIDLWHEVDYWETPIQALWKGAGDCEDYAIAKYFSLRHLGVSSDKLRITYVKALRQNRAHMVLTYYATPEAMPLVLDSLIDGIQPASQRTDLLPVYSFNAEGLWLPGAKGNKKVGDTKRLSRWQDVLKKMQAEGFPVETTN, encoded by the coding sequence TTGGCTGCACCTTCTCCTGTCCTCAGGTCCTTGCGCTGGTTGTGTTCGGCATTGTTGCTGGCCGGCCTCCTGCTGGGCGGCCTGCGGGCTGACTGGGACTTTGCGCAGATCAGCCGACGGGCGCAAGCGATATATGGCCCGCTGGGCGAAGGGCAACAACGAATCGACGCATGGCAACAATTGTTAGCGACCCAGAAGCAGATTCCGGAGCTCGAGCAGCTCAAGGTGGTGAACCTGTTCTTCAACAAACAGGTGCGCTACGTGGAAGACATCGACCTGTGGCATGAGGTCGACTATTGGGAAACGCCGATCCAGGCCCTGTGGAAGGGCGCCGGTGATTGCGAGGACTACGCCATCGCCAAGTACTTCAGCCTGCGTCATCTCGGGGTGTCCAGTGACAAGCTGCGCATCACCTACGTCAAGGCCTTGCGGCAGAACCGTGCGCACATGGTGCTCACCTATTACGCCACGCCCGAGGCGATGCCGCTGGTACTCGACAGCCTGATCGACGGCATCCAGCCGGCCAGCCAGCGAACCGACCTGTTGCCGGTCTACTCTTTCAATGCCGAAGGGCTGTGGCTGCCGGGTGCCAAGGGCAACAAAAAAGTGGGTGACACCAAACGCCTGTCTCGATGGCAGGACGTGTTGAAGAAAATGCAGGCCGAGGGTTTTCCGGTCGAGACGACTAACTAG